In Parus major isolate Abel chromosome 3, Parus_major1.1, whole genome shotgun sequence, the following are encoded in one genomic region:
- the LOC107201259 gene encoding putative HTLV-1-related endogenous sequence, with amino-acid sequence MGAAGQRGPPTARPAARRRSAHLKPQCRHRGAAAAPRHREGVSMPSSPPAPGPGSRPGPPSQPQPRPPASGPGPRLRCWPELFAAAVLERRRTEAGEPGSVPAGPSVTPAVRGEGEGPPREEKGAEVLTPDSVAGPTQLAMQDGGSSAGPQGTQLQRRGSARGKVGKVLERSAVGHPPGSTTRPVLRGGFALPLGDTHAPACPALCRAWGSAPPVHALVSPASTE; translated from the coding sequence ATGGGCGCCGCGGGCCAGCGCGGGCCGCCcaccgcccgccccgccgcccgccgccgctccgcccATTTAAAACCACAGTGCCGGCACCGCGGGGCCGCCGCTGCGCCCCGACACCGGGAGGGGGTCTCTATGCCCAGCAGCCCTCCAGCTCCCGGGCCTGGCTCCAGGCCTGGccctccatcccagcctcaGCCCCGGCCTCCGGCCTccggccccggcccccgccTCCGATGCTGGCCGGAGCTGTTCGCCGCGGCGGTGCTGGAGCGGCGCaggacagaggcaggagagCCGGGCTCGGTGCCTGCGGGTCCCTCGGTAACGCCCGCTGTGCGGGGAGAGGGTGAAGGGCCCCCGCGGGAGGAGAAAGGCGCCGAGGTGCTAACCCCCGACAGCGTGGCTGGGCCCACACAGCTCGCCATGCAGGACGGCGGGAGCAGTGCGGGTCCGCAGGGCACACAGCTCCAGCGCCGGGGCAGCGCTAGAGGGAAAGTGGGGAAGGTGCTGGAGCGCAGCGCCGTGGGACACCCGCCAGGCTCTACCACCCGGCCTGTGCTCCGTGGAGGCTTCGCACTGCCTTTGGGGGACACACATGCTCCTGCCTGtccagctctctgcagggcGTGGGGCTCAGCGCCTCCAGTGCATGCTCTGGTTTCCCCAGCGAGTACAGAGTGA